The following nucleotide sequence is from Azospirillum brasilense.
GCGGGTTCGGCAAAACCCGCCCACGCAACGCTCGGATTGATCCCGGGCCAAAACGAGATGACGGCGAAACGATACAGGGCCGGCCTCCCATCGGGGAGGCCGGCCCTGTTCGTTCAGGACGGTGCTGGCGCTCAGCCGGCCTTGCGGCGGGTCTGGCGGCCGGAACTGCGGCCGAGGCCGATCCGCTTCGCGAACTCGGAGCGCTGCGCCGCGTAGTTCGGCGCGACCATCGGATAATCCGGCGGCAGGCTCCAGCGCGCCCGGTATTCGTCCGGCGACATGTTGTAGGTGGAGCGAAGATGGCGCTTCAGCATCTTCAGCTTTTTGCCGTCTTCCAGACACACGATGTATTCGGGCGTCACCGACTTGCGGATCGGCACGGCCGGCTTCAGAGGCTCTGAAGGAATTTCTCGGGGCTGCGTGTTCAGCCCGGTCAGCGACGAGTAGACCGTGTTGATCACCTCGGGAATCTGCTGCGCCGGCAGAACGTTCTTGCTGACATATGCGGAGACGATGTCC
It contains:
- a CDS encoding MucR family transcriptional regulator; this encodes MSDQLRADVPDNELLRMTADIVSAYVSKNVLPAQQIPEVINTVYSSLTGLNTQPREIPSEPLKPAVPIRKSVTPEYIVCLEDGKKLKMLKRHLRSTYNMSPDEYRARWSLPPDYPMVAPNYAAQRSEFAKRIGLGRSSGRQTRRKAG